Proteins encoded by one window of Methanothermobacter sp. K4:
- a CDS encoding DUF63 family protein has translation MISELQEFLESNFFYLHPGYTPLNTVVFGIVLGAVVLVILRMFRWLKKSPRELLVPLLPFIFLGSGARALVDNGIYPLTHLLVTPGIYILVGLTAIATLLISVKLEKIYGWDYRKLVFATGAILSIPNIISMQNINPIPFFSVLGVFLASAVLFYIISIKWELLRERMNLYVICAHLFDASSTYVAVDLYGYAEQHVLPSAFTALTGTALVMFPLKIAVIVAALYAIDRYVEDPGDSDLLKLVIFILGLAPGLRNFLSLSMAV, from the coding sequence ATGATATCTGAGCTTCAGGAGTTCCTGGAGAGCAACTTCTTCTACCTACACCCGGGCTACACACCCCTCAACACAGTCGTTTTTGGCATTGTACTCGGGGCTGTTGTTCTCGTCATACTCAGAATGTTCAGGTGGCTTAAAAAGAGTCCCCGGGAACTCCTGGTACCGCTGCTTCCCTTCATATTTCTCGGGTCAGGTGCGAGGGCCCTTGTTGATAATGGGATCTACCCCCTCACCCATCTCCTTGTGACACCTGGCATATATATCCTCGTGGGACTCACGGCAATAGCAACGCTTCTCATCTCGGTTAAACTTGAGAAAATTTATGGATGGGATTACAGAAAGCTTGTATTCGCTACAGGGGCGATTCTTTCCATACCAAACATCATAAGCATGCAGAACATTAATCCCATACCCTTTTTCTCTGTACTGGGAGTATTCCTGGCATCAGCAGTCCTTTTCTATATAATAAGCATTAAATGGGAACTTCTAAGGGAGAGGATGAACCTTTACGTGATATGCGCACACCTTTTTGATGCATCCTCAACCTACGTTGCGGTTGACCTCTATGGTTATGCTGAGCAGCATGTTCTGCCATCGGCATTCACGGCCCTCACCGGCACGGCCCTTGTGATGTTCCCCCTCAAGATAGCGGTCATAGTGGCGGCGCTCTATGCCATTGACAGGTATGTTGAGGACCCCGGGGACTCAGATCTCCTTAAACTTGTGATATTCATACTTGGTCTTGCACCGGGCCTCAGGAACTTTTTGAGTCTCAGCATGGCTGTTTAA
- a CDS encoding PHP domain-containing protein → MIRIDPHIHTVYSGDARGTPQDILKRASIVGLDVVAIADHNTVKGSLIAMGASAEFGVTVVPAVELSTSAGHIVALGVQEEIQRGLTPAETLDEIHSQDALAIIPHPFVRYRQGLFVNERNLRVDALETLNSRYIVGYSNWRARKFARKRGIPEIGASDAHFVEAVGSSFTVVESENTVDDIIDGIRRGKTRPEGRRTPLPLIVREVINKKLIGRMRNDI, encoded by the coding sequence ATGATAAGGATTGACCCCCACATACACACCGTATACTCAGGGGATGCAAGGGGAACGCCACAGGATATACTGAAAAGGGCCTCCATTGTGGGCCTCGATGTAGTTGCGATTGCAGACCACAATACAGTGAAGGGGTCCCTGATTGCCATGGGGGCCTCAGCAGAGTTTGGGGTCACGGTGGTTCCTGCAGTGGAGCTCAGCACATCTGCAGGCCACATAGTGGCACTGGGAGTGCAGGAGGAAATACAGAGGGGCCTCACACCTGCAGAGACCCTGGATGAGATACACTCACAGGATGCACTTGCCATAATCCCACACCCCTTTGTCAGGTACAGGCAGGGCCTCTTTGTGAACGAGAGAAACCTACGTGTTGATGCACTTGAAACCCTCAACTCCCGCTACATAGTGGGGTATTCCAACTGGAGGGCCAGGAAATTCGCAAGAAAGAGGGGCATCCCTGAGATAGGTGCAAGTGATGCACACTTTGTGGAGGCTGTTGGAAGTTCATTCACGGTGGTGGAATCTGAAAATACAGTTGATGATATAATTGATGGCATAAGAAGGGGTAAAACCAGACCTGAGGGTAGAAGAACACCTCTTCCCCTGATTGTGAGGGAGGTAATCAATAAAAAACTCATAGGCAGGATGAGAAATGATATCTGA
- a CDS encoding DUF1786 domain-containing protein — protein sequence MKILAVDVGAGTQDIMYHDTTVDRIENSIKMVMPSPTRIIAERIRGITEDIFIHGQTMGGGPVSRAIMEHLERGYRVVMTPEAARTIRDDLERVRAMGIEISDRDPGLRRVKLGDVDLEAIAGALGHFDVELEIDFLGVAVQDHGAGGDMGDRNFRFMKIREKLTEPVKPQEFSYLGDVPDYFTRMKSIEGSAEHPILMMDSKFASIAGALLDPAVDADGPLVAVDAGNGHTLAASILDGRIHGVMEHHTKMLSPEKLEELLLKLARGEITHQEVHGDGGHGAHVLEGVGEPEVVVATGPQRRILDETPLRVHHAAPAGDVMMTGPVGLIGSIEYRVMH from the coding sequence ATGAAGATACTTGCAGTCGATGTGGGGGCAGGGACCCAGGATATAATGTACCATGACACGACAGTTGATAGAATTGAAAATTCCATAAAAATGGTAATGCCCTCACCCACAAGGATAATCGCAGAAAGGATCAGGGGAATCACTGAGGACATCTTCATTCATGGCCAGACAATGGGTGGGGGGCCCGTGAGCAGGGCTATAATGGAACACCTTGAGAGGGGCTACCGGGTTGTGATGACCCCTGAGGCAGCAAGGACAATCAGGGATGACCTTGAAAGGGTCAGGGCAATGGGGATAGAGATATCAGACAGGGACCCAGGCCTGAGGAGGGTGAAGCTGGGGGATGTTGATCTTGAGGCCATAGCCGGGGCCCTGGGACACTTTGATGTTGAACTGGAGATTGACTTCCTGGGGGTGGCTGTTCAGGACCATGGTGCGGGTGGTGATATGGGTGATAGGAACTTCCGTTTTATGAAGATCCGGGAGAAACTCACAGAACCAGTGAAACCTCAGGAGTTCTCATACCTTGGCGACGTGCCCGATTACTTCACCAGGATGAAATCCATTGAGGGTTCAGCTGAGCACCCGATCCTTATGATGGATTCCAAGTTCGCATCAATAGCAGGGGCACTCCTTGACCCCGCAGTGGACGCAGATGGTCCGCTGGTCGCTGTTGATGCGGGTAACGGCCACACCCTGGCAGCCAGCATCCTGGATGGAAGAATACATGGGGTCATGGAGCACCACACAAAAATGCTGTCCCCTGAGAAACTTGAGGAACTCCTCCTGAAACTCGCCCGTGGGGAGATAACCCATCAGGAGGTCCATGGCGACGGGGGTCATGGTGCCCATGTCCTTGAAGGGGTGGGTGAGCCTGAGGTGGTTGTTGCAACGGGCCCCCAGAGAAGAATTCTCGATGAAACACCCCTCAGGGTCCACCATGCTGCACCTGCAGGGGACGTCATGATGACGGGGCCCGTGGGGCTTATAGGAAGCATAGAATACAGGGTGATGCACTGA
- a CDS encoding TrpB-like pyridoxal phosphate-dependent enzyme yields MNKIVLDENEIPKKWYNINPDLPSPLPEPRNPEGGENIENLPRVFSRGVLEQEMSMERWIKIPREVRDVYKMIGRPTPLFRAKGLEEMLDTPARIYYKREDYSPTGSHKLNTAIAQAYYAREDGAERLTTETGAGQWGTALSLACSLMDLQCKVYMVRVSFNQKPFRKTIMQLYGGEVVPSPSDHTEFGKKILSEDPEHPGSLGIAISEAMEEALQYENVYYSLGSVLNHVLLHQTVIGLETQKQLEIAGETPDIMIGCVGGGSNFGGAVFPFIKDKIDGKLDCEFIAAEPKSCPTLTQGEYRYDFGDTAGMTPLLKMYTLGHDFVPPSVHAGGLRYHGMSPQVALLVREGIVKARAVAQHEIFESGVKFAKAEGVVPAPETCHAISVAMEEARKCRETGEEKTIVVSFSGHGLLDLQGYGDYLEGKI; encoded by the coding sequence ATGAACAAGATTGTTCTTGACGAAAACGAAATACCAAAAAAATGGTACAACATCAACCCGGACCTGCCATCACCACTACCCGAACCCAGAAACCCTGAGGGCGGAGAGAACATAGAAAACCTCCCGAGGGTATTCTCAAGGGGTGTGCTTGAGCAGGAGATGTCAATGGAGCGCTGGATAAAGATCCCCCGTGAGGTCAGAGATGTTTACAAGATGATCGGAAGGCCCACCCCACTTTTCAGGGCAAAGGGCCTTGAGGAGATGCTTGACACCCCCGCCAGGATATACTACAAGAGGGAGGATTATTCGCCCACAGGAAGCCACAAATTGAATACTGCGATAGCACAGGCATACTATGCCCGTGAAGATGGTGCTGAAAGGCTCACAACAGAAACAGGTGCCGGACAGTGGGGAACAGCTCTCTCACTTGCATGTTCACTCATGGACCTCCAGTGCAAGGTCTACATGGTCAGGGTTTCCTTCAACCAGAAGCCCTTCAGAAAAACAATAATGCAGCTCTACGGTGGCGAGGTTGTCCCATCACCAAGTGACCATACCGAATTCGGAAAGAAAATACTCAGCGAAGACCCCGAACACCCAGGATCCCTTGGTATAGCCATATCCGAGGCAATGGAGGAAGCCCTTCAGTATGAAAACGTTTACTACTCCCTTGGAAGCGTCCTCAACCACGTTCTACTACACCAGACAGTGATAGGTCTTGAAACACAGAAGCAGCTGGAAATAGCAGGTGAAACACCTGATATCATGATAGGCTGTGTCGGAGGGGGCAGCAACTTTGGTGGGGCAGTTTTCCCATTCATAAAGGATAAAATTGATGGTAAACTCGACTGTGAATTCATAGCAGCTGAACCAAAATCATGTCCAACCCTCACCCAGGGAGAATACCGGTACGACTTCGGTGACACGGCGGGGATGACACCACTCCTCAAGATGTACACACTCGGCCACGACTTTGTACCCCCCTCCGTGCACGCAGGCGGTCTGAGGTACCATGGAATGTCGCCACAGGTTGCACTCCTTGTGAGGGAGGGCATCGTCAAGGCCAGAGCCGTTGCACAGCATGAAATATTTGAGAGCGGTGTTAAATTCGCAAAGGCCGAGGGAGTGGTCCCCGCACCAGAAACATGCCACGCCATAAGTGTTGCCATGGAGGAGGCCAGGAAGTGCAGAGAGACCGGTGAGGAAAAAACAATAGTTGTGAGCTTCTCGGGCCACGGGCTCCTGGACCTCCAGGGTTATGGGGACTATCTTGAGGGCAAAATCTAA
- a CDS encoding bifunctional 5,6,7,8-tetrahydromethanopterin hydro-lyase/3-hexulose-6-phosphate synthase — MYRIGEALIGSGNEVAHIDLIIGDKEGNAGAAFANGLTTLSLGHTPLLSVIRPNLMTKPATLIVPKVTVSCLEDADKVFGSAQIAVARAVADAVEEGIIPEEKVEDLVVIVSVFIHPEAEDYRKIYQYNYGATKLALRRAMENYPSARKVLSEKDRGSHPIMGFRAVRLWNPPYLQVALDLDSMEGMERIIDALPNRERILLEAGTPLVKKFGVGVVSRIRELRRDAFIIADLKTLDVGRIEVKMAADETADAVAISGLGTVESIEKAIHEAQKQGIYSILDMMNVENFVDKLRGLRYKPDIVLLHRNVDLETLRAERGEDIGEMSEWGNIREIKDILGPRGLVAVAGGITPSKMQEALDSGADIIVVGRYIIGSRDVRRAAEDFLEHMPQDPDTMRLPLDEDESI; from the coding sequence TTGTACAGAATAGGTGAAGCACTCATAGGAAGCGGTAACGAGGTCGCCCATATAGATCTCATCATAGGTGATAAGGAGGGAAACGCAGGGGCTGCCTTTGCAAATGGCCTCACCACCCTCTCCCTCGGCCACACACCACTTCTATCGGTTATACGGCCCAACCTCATGACAAAACCCGCGACCCTCATAGTACCCAAGGTTACGGTGAGCTGCCTTGAGGACGCCGATAAGGTTTTCGGATCAGCCCAGATAGCAGTTGCCCGTGCAGTTGCCGATGCAGTTGAGGAGGGAATAATCCCCGAGGAAAAGGTTGAGGACCTCGTGGTAATTGTCAGTGTATTCATACACCCCGAGGCAGAGGACTACCGCAAGATATACCAGTACAACTACGGGGCAACCAAACTAGCCCTCAGAAGGGCCATGGAGAACTACCCCTCAGCCAGAAAGGTCCTCAGTGAAAAGGACCGTGGAAGTCATCCCATCATGGGCTTCAGGGCAGTCAGACTCTGGAACCCCCCCTACCTGCAGGTTGCCCTTGACCTTGACAGTATGGAGGGGATGGAGAGGATCATTGACGCTCTCCCCAACAGGGAAAGGATACTCCTCGAGGCCGGAACACCGCTTGTCAAGAAGTTCGGTGTTGGTGTTGTAAGCAGGATAAGGGAGCTTCGAAGGGACGCGTTCATAATAGCCGACCTCAAAACCCTTGACGTTGGCAGGATAGAGGTTAAAATGGCTGCAGATGAGACTGCTGATGCCGTGGCCATATCAGGTCTTGGAACCGTTGAATCCATTGAGAAGGCCATCCACGAGGCCCAGAAGCAGGGCATATACTCCATACTGGACATGATGAATGTTGAAAACTTCGTTGATAAACTCAGGGGCCTCAGATACAAGCCAGACATCGTCCTCCTCCACAGAAATGTGGACCTTGAAACCCTCAGGGCAGAGCGTGGAGAGGACATTGGTGAAATGAGCGAATGGGGTAATATCAGGGAAATAAAGGATATACTCGGTCCCAGGGGCCTTGTGGCTGTTGCGGGCGGTATAACGCCCTCCAAGATGCAGGAGGCCCTTGATAGTGGCGCCGACATAATAGTGGTTGGAAGGTACATAATCGGCTCAAGGGATGTGAGGAGGGCAGCCGAGGACTTCCTGGAGCACATGCCCCAGGATCCCGACACCATGAGACTGCCCCTTGACGAGGACGAGTCAATCTAG
- a CDS encoding flavodoxin family protein: MIVGICGSPRKQATHYVLERALETLEDEGFETEFFTVRGKNISPCRHCDYCLRNRECVLKDDMYPLYDLLRGAHGIIIATPVYNGGVSAQVKAIMDRCRALGAEDYDSLRGKVGMGIAVGGDRCGGQEPALMQIHTFYILNGVIPVSGGSFGANLGACLWSRDSLEGVKEDSYGLKTLDKTLKMFKRFLNFQNP, translated from the coding sequence ATGATAGTGGGTATATGTGGAAGCCCCAGGAAACAGGCCACCCATTACGTGCTTGAAAGGGCCCTTGAAACACTGGAGGATGAAGGGTTTGAAACCGAGTTCTTCACTGTGAGGGGTAAGAACATCTCACCCTGCAGGCACTGTGACTACTGCCTCAGAAACAGGGAGTGCGTGCTGAAGGACGACATGTACCCACTCTACGACCTCCTGAGGGGGGCCCACGGAATCATAATTGCAACCCCTGTCTACAATGGTGGTGTCAGCGCCCAGGTGAAGGCTATAATGGACCGCTGCCGGGCTCTGGGTGCAGAGGACTACGACTCCCTCAGGGGTAAGGTGGGTATGGGCATAGCTGTTGGTGGTGACAGGTGCGGGGGGCAGGAACCTGCCCTCATGCAGATACACACCTTCTATATCCTCAACGGGGTAATACCAGTAAGTGGGGGGTCCTTCGGAGCGAACCTTGGTGCATGTCTCTGGTCAAGGGACAGTTTGGAGGGCGTTAAGGAGGACTCCTATGGGTTAAAAACCCTTGATAAAACCCTCAAAATGTTTAAAAGGTTTCTGAATTTCCAGAACCCATAA
- a CDS encoding flippase encodes MASSGTSKLLKGSFFIIIGNLLFRVGGYVYRVLMTRLLGPEGYGLLGLTLPFQGIFQILAAGGLPPAIAKYVAQHRALKEDEMARQVVVTSLKVMIFLGLTFSLVMFFTAPWLANQFFHKPAAQYPLQAVALITPFSVIVGAFRGAFQGIYRMEYVVVTRAVEQVFMIILAVVLVMAGFYAAGAVMGTAMGFLASAISAILIFKRLMNSYFPPAPPEKRLTIREELGLVRVLLSFSIPVIITALSEMAIYDISVFVIGVFMATTSVGYYTAADPIARLPLVISLSVATAVLPAASEAFALKDRRLLETYIVQSYRVVTLLVLPMCVGIAVFSEPLLELLFGSNFIFGAGALSILVVGMSFYTLFMISSSIAQGIGYPRLPMYVLVAGTVINLALNVVLVPLLGIEGGALATTIAALIIMIVILWKTSEITGVKPPGLSLLRIGFASGVMGVFMLLLPQTIMGLLLAILLSPLVYGASLLIAGGVEKRDVRLLRKFASRMGSLSGPVNRVADFMDRWAR; translated from the coding sequence ATGGCATCTTCAGGTACCTCCAAACTTCTAAAGGGCAGCTTCTTTATAATAATCGGCAACCTCCTTTTCAGGGTGGGTGGATACGTCTACCGGGTTCTAATGACACGTCTCCTTGGACCCGAGGGCTACGGGCTCCTGGGACTGACACTCCCATTCCAGGGTATATTCCAGATACTGGCCGCTGGGGGGCTTCCACCGGCAATAGCCAAGTATGTAGCCCAGCACCGGGCCCTCAAGGAGGATGAAATGGCCAGGCAAGTTGTTGTAACCTCACTGAAGGTCATGATATTCCTTGGTCTGACCTTCTCCCTCGTAATGTTCTTCACAGCCCCCTGGCTCGCAAACCAGTTCTTCCATAAACCAGCAGCCCAGTACCCCCTGCAGGCTGTTGCACTCATAACACCCTTCAGTGTAATAGTGGGGGCCTTCAGGGGCGCATTTCAGGGTATATACCGGATGGAGTATGTGGTGGTTACAAGGGCTGTTGAGCAGGTTTTCATGATAATCCTCGCAGTTGTCCTTGTGATGGCAGGCTTCTATGCAGCAGGGGCGGTCATGGGTACCGCAATGGGTTTTCTTGCCTCGGCCATATCCGCCATTCTGATATTTAAAAGGCTGATGAACAGCTACTTCCCACCTGCCCCCCCGGAAAAGAGGCTGACCATCAGGGAGGAGCTGGGACTTGTCAGGGTGCTTCTCTCATTTTCCATCCCCGTTATAATCACCGCCCTCTCTGAGATGGCAATATATGATATAAGTGTATTTGTGATAGGTGTGTTCATGGCAACAACCTCTGTGGGGTACTACACTGCGGCTGATCCCATTGCAAGACTCCCCCTTGTAATATCCCTCTCTGTGGCAACCGCTGTTCTTCCTGCGGCATCAGAGGCCTTCGCTCTGAAGGACAGGAGGCTCCTTGAAACCTACATTGTACAGTCATACAGGGTTGTGACTCTCCTTGTGCTCCCTATGTGTGTTGGCATAGCCGTCTTCTCAGAGCCCCTCCTTGAACTTCTATTTGGGAGCAACTTCATCTTCGGTGCTGGTGCCCTGAGCATACTGGTTGTTGGGATGAGCTTCTACACCCTTTTCATGATATCCTCAAGCATCGCCCAGGGAATAGGGTATCCCCGTCTTCCAATGTACGTGCTGGTTGCTGGAACTGTCATAAACCTTGCACTGAACGTTGTCCTCGTACCTTTACTTGGAATCGAAGGGGGAGCCCTTGCAACAACAATTGCTGCCCTTATCATAATGATCGTTATTCTCTGGAAGACCTCAGAGATAACCGGTGTGAAGCCCCCGGGCCTCTCACTTCTCAGGATAGGATTCGCATCAGGGGTTATGGGGGTCTTCATGCTGCTCCTTCCCCAGACCATAATGGGGCTCCTTCTGGCAATCCTGCTCAGTCCCCTGGTTTACGGTGCGAGCCTCCTCATTGCAGGGGGTGTTGAGAAGAGAGATGTGAGGCTTTTGAGGAAGTTTGCATCAAGGATGGGCTCCCTTTCAGGACCCGTGAACAGGGTGGCTGATTTTATGGATCGATGGGCAAGGTGA
- a CDS encoding TOBE domain-containing protein yields the protein MSFSCRITIDGTEVPVDERRFKLLRLIQSRGSISKAAEETGIPYRSALAYIRNLEELLGEEVVETRRGGKGGGGGSRLTETGIRVVLEYLKLKRALERQISSNEIQGTVEEISGDGSRIRVGNSLLEAPMVEGLSPGDEVILLVDPEDIVLMGERYDTSMRNIIPGTVTGLELEGDIVTVRINAGDIKLKTRITRESQRKLKLNPGSDVYAGFKAVAVTVLKI from the coding sequence ATGAGCTTCAGCTGCAGAATCACCATTGACGGAACCGAAGTCCCCGTGGATGAGAGGAGGTTCAAACTTCTCAGGCTGATCCAGAGCAGGGGTTCCATAAGCAAAGCAGCAGAGGAGACAGGTATTCCCTACCGCAGCGCCCTTGCATATATAAGGAACCTTGAGGAACTCCTTGGTGAAGAGGTTGTAGAAACCAGAAGGGGTGGAAAGGGGGGTGGTGGAGGTAGCAGACTCACAGAAACAGGTATCAGGGTTGTCCTGGAGTATCTTAAATTAAAGAGGGCCCTTGAAAGGCAGATTTCCAGTAACGAAATTCAGGGAACTGTTGAGGAGATTTCAGGGGATGGTTCAAGAATAAGGGTGGGAAATTCCCTACTGGAGGCGCCAATGGTTGAGGGGTTATCCCCTGGGGATGAGGTTATACTACTCGTTGACCCTGAGGATATTGTGCTCATGGGTGAAAGGTATGATACCAGCATGAGGAACATCATTCCAGGAACTGTTACAGGCCTTGAACTGGAGGGGGACATTGTGACTGTCAGAATCAATGCAGGTGACATTAAACTCAAAACCCGGATAACACGTGAATCCCAGAGGAAACTGAAACTGAACCCTGGATCCGATGTATATGCGGGTTTTAAGGCTGTTGCTGTTACTGTTCTTAAGATATGA
- a CDS encoding ferredoxin family protein, whose protein sequence is MKIIVDPDKCTGCGECREACPKGGRIWTIDRRKPARASNLEFCHQCMICASKCPEGAIRIIRDDNYEKKSEDQGNP, encoded by the coding sequence TTGAAGATCATTGTGGATCCAGATAAATGCACCGGATGCGGTGAGTGCCGTGAGGCTTGTCCCAAGGGGGGCAGGATATGGACCATAGACAGGAGAAAACCTGCCAGAGCCTCAAACCTTGAATTCTGCCACCAGTGCATGATATGTGCAAGTAAATGTCCTGAAGGCGCAATAAGGATCATAAGGGATGATAACTATGAGAAGAAGTCTGAAGACCAGGGAAACCCTTGA
- the hisB gene encoding imidazoleglycerol-phosphate dehydratase HisB — MRRSLKTRETLETHVKVDLNLDGSGRSNVNTGLGFLDHMLGSLARHGLMDLEVEARGDLEVDDHHTVEDVALTLGEALREALGDGKGIRRMAHAMVPMDESLATVALDLGGRPYTVLELEFSGARIGDVTSDNIGHFFESFAASAAINIHASVRGSNDHHKAEALFKALAMALRDAVRVEHDMIPSTKGRL, encoded by the coding sequence ATGAGAAGAAGTCTGAAGACCAGGGAAACCCTTGAAACCCATGTGAAGGTTGATCTGAACCTTGATGGCAGTGGAAGGTCAAATGTAAATACGGGCCTTGGATTCCTTGACCACATGCTTGGATCACTGGCCCGTCACGGGCTTATGGACCTTGAGGTGGAGGCAAGGGGTGATCTGGAGGTGGACGACCACCACACGGTTGAGGATGTTGCGCTGACACTGGGTGAGGCCCTCAGGGAGGCCCTTGGTGATGGGAAGGGTATAAGGAGAATGGCCCATGCAATGGTCCCAATGGATGAGTCCCTGGCCACAGTTGCACTGGACCTGGGTGGAAGACCCTACACGGTACTTGAACTTGAGTTCAGTGGTGCCAGGATTGGGGATGTAACATCAGATAATATAGGGCATTTCTTTGAGTCATTTGCGGCTTCTGCGGCCATCAACATCCATGCGTCTGTCAGGGGAAGTAACGACCACCATAAGGCCGAGGCACTCTTCAAGGCACTTGCAATGGCACTTAGGGATGCTGTACGTGTTGAACACGATATGATTCCAAGCACAAAGGGCAGATTATAG
- a CDS encoding class II glutamine amidotransferase, whose product MCELLGFCFNRKVEPSFSLRGFRMRSEYNPHGWGLAFYPDKSVQVYKEPCPSKESPLSQFLENYEPISSRIIISHIRWISRGDKSHRNTHPFQREWDGRDYVFAHNGTLDMNNPEGGRYKPVGTTDSEIAFCHIMNRISDEGIKFRDDGDYKWLRGVMKEINGLGNFNCLLSDGTHLFSYHDIKGYNGLRQLHRKAPYGPVELLDDDYQIDLAHEKKPDQEGYIIASRPLTSEKWEAFIPGELRVYRDGKLICRVSE is encoded by the coding sequence TTGTGTGAACTTCTGGGGTTCTGTTTTAACAGAAAAGTGGAACCATCCTTTTCCCTCAGGGGTTTCAGGATGAGGTCAGAGTATAATCCTCACGGCTGGGGGCTGGCCTTCTATCCAGATAAATCGGTACAGGTTTACAAAGAGCCCTGCCCATCAAAGGAGAGTCCCCTGTCACAGTTCCTGGAGAACTATGAACCCATAAGTTCCAGGATCATAATATCCCATATACGTTGGATAAGCAGGGGGGATAAGTCCCACAGAAACACACACCCCTTCCAGAGGGAATGGGATGGAAGGGACTATGTGTTCGCCCACAACGGCACCCTCGACATGAATAACCCTGAGGGTGGAAGGTATAAGCCCGTTGGAACAACTGACTCCGAGATCGCATTCTGCCACATAATGAACCGCATCAGTGATGAGGGCATTAAATTCCGGGATGATGGGGATTACAAGTGGCTCCGGGGTGTCATGAAGGAGATCAACGGGCTTGGGAATTTTAACTGTCTCCTCTCTGATGGTACGCACCTCTTCTCCTATCATGACATAAAAGGATACAATGGCCTCCGCCAGTTGCATCGAAAGGCGCCCTACGGTCCTGTTGAACTCCTTGATGATGATTACCAGATAGACCTCGCCCACGAGAAGAAGCCTGACCAGGAGGGTTACATCATCGCAAGCAGACCATTAACCAGTGAAAAATGGGAGGCCTTCATTCCAGGGGAATTGAGAGTTTACAGAGATGGGAAGTTAATCTGCAGGGTCAGCGAGTAA
- a CDS encoding F420-dependent methylenetetrahydromethanopterin dehydrogenase yields the protein MVVKIGIIKCGNIGTSPVLDLLLDERADRPNIDVCVVGSGAKMNPDEIERAVPTMLEMDRDFVIFISPNPGAPGPAKARELLSEADVPAMIIGDAPGLRVKDEIEEQGLGYIIVKADPMIGARREFLDPTEMASFNSDVIKVLAFTGAYRVVQNTIDAMIADVESGKSPELPQVVIDTDKAVEAAGYTNPYAKAKAMAAYEIATKVADIDVRGCFMVQDPDQYIPIVASAHEMLSAAARLAVEAREIEKANDTVLRTPHGKEGETLSKTDLLAKPE from the coding sequence ATGGTTGTAAAAATTGGTATAATAAAATGTGGTAACATCGGGACCTCACCTGTGCTGGACCTGTTACTTGATGAGAGGGCAGACAGGCCAAACATCGATGTCTGTGTCGTGGGTTCAGGTGCAAAGATGAACCCCGATGAAATCGAGAGGGCAGTACCAACCATGCTTGAAATGGATAGGGACTTTGTTATATTCATAAGCCCAAACCCTGGTGCACCAGGCCCTGCAAAGGCAAGGGAGCTCCTGTCAGAGGCTGATGTTCCAGCCATGATAATAGGTGACGCACCCGGCCTCAGGGTCAAGGATGAAATAGAGGAGCAGGGACTTGGATACATAATAGTCAAGGCAGACCCCATGATAGGGGCAAGAAGGGAGTTCCTGGACCCAACAGAGATGGCATCCTTCAACTCCGACGTTATAAAGGTTCTTGCATTCACAGGAGCATACAGGGTTGTGCAGAACACAATCGATGCAATGATCGCGGATGTTGAATCCGGAAAGTCACCTGAACTTCCACAGGTGGTAATAGACACAGATAAGGCGGTTGAAGCAGCAGGCTACACAAACCCATATGCAAAGGCCAAGGCAATGGCTGCATATGAGATAGCAACCAAGGTGGCTGACATAGACGTGAGGGGCTGCTTCATGGTACAGGACCCTGACCAGTACATACCAATCGTTGCCTCAGCACACGAAATGCTATCTGCAGCTGCCAGACTTGCAGTTGAAGCAAGGGAAATCGAAAAGGCCAACGACACCGTGCTTAGAACACCACACGGTAAGGAAGGCGAAACACTTAGCAAGACGGATCTTCTGGCCAAGCCAGAATAG